The following are encoded together in the Brassica napus cultivar Da-Ae chromosome A9, Da-Ae, whole genome shotgun sequence genome:
- the LOC106421173 gene encoding tryptophan aminotransferase-related protein 3: protein MIHKKMLLVAASIILNLVLIIHVLYNNSTTWNPSWTNRAAKEAEDVASVSCSGHGRTYVDGLGVLDGNKPPCECNNCYTGKDCSFLLPDCHAAANSGDPLFLEPFWMQKAEGSAVVESGWHRMSYHFYEDGSYVSAELERIIRKLHNVVGNAVTDNRFVIFGTGATQLIAASVHALSQTNAASPSRLVSAIPYYNVYKEQTEFFNYANLRFEGDASAWKKSEHNDNTTRVIEIVTSPNNPDGKLKRAVLEGPNIKSIHDYAYYWPHFTPITHPADEDVSLFSLTKTTGHAGSRFGWALVKDEAVYERMKRYLTLSSMGVSRDTQLRVLQLLKVVVGDGGEGIFHFGYETMKKRWEVLNKIFSMSMRFSLETIEPEYCNYFKKRRHFTPSYAWVKCERLEDANCYEIFRAAKIKGREGKVFGSEERLVRLSLIRTQDDFDQLIDMLKKLVSQEVVRPDSI from the exons ATGATACACAAGAAGATGCTACTCGTTGCAGCGTCGATCATCTTGAATCTCGTATTGATCATTCATGTTCTTTATAATAACTCAACCACATGGAATCCGTCATGGACTAATAGAGCCGCCAAGGAGGCAGAGGACGTAGCCTCTGTTTCATGCTCAGGCCATGGCAGAACTTATGTAGACGGTTTAGGTGTCCTTGACGGCAATAAACCTCCTTGTGAGTGCAACAACTGCTACACAGGAAAAGACTGTTCCTTTCTTCTCCCAGATTGTCATGCTGCTGCTAACTC AGGAGACCCTTTGTTCTTGGAGCCGTTTTGGATGCAAAAGGCAGAGGGAAGTGCGGTTGTTGAGTCAGGATGGCACAGGATGAGCTATCATTTTTACGAAGATGGCTCATATGTGTCAGCAGAGCTCGAGAGGATCATTAGGAAGCTGCATAACGTAGTTGGAAACGCAGTTACTGATAACAGATTCGTAATCTTTGGAACTGGAGCCACGCAGTTGATTGCAGCCTCTGTTCATGCTTTGTCTCAGACAAACGCAGCATCTCCTTCAAGACTTGTGTCTGCTATTCCATACTAcaat GTGTACAAAGAACAAACTGAGTTCTTTAATTATGCAAATCTTAGGTTTGAAGGAGACGCGTCTGCGTGGAAGAAGAGTGAGCACAATGATAATACGACACGAGTGATAGAGATAGTGACTTCTCCTAATAATCCAGATGGGAAGCTGAAAAGAGCGGTTCTTGAAGGTCCCAATATCAAAAGCATTCATGATTACGCGTACTACTGGCCTCATTTCACACCTATTACACATCCAGCTGATGAAGATGTGAGCTTGTTCAGTCTCACAAAGACTACTGGTCATGCTGGCTCAAGATTCGG ATGGGCATTGGTAAAGGACGAAGCTGTTTATGAAAGAATGAAAAGGTATTTAACTCTAAGTAGTATGGGAGTTTCAAGAGACACACAGCTTCGTGTTCTGCAGTTGCTCAAAGTAGTAGTTGGTGATGGAGGCGAGGGGATATTCCACTTTGGTTATGAAACAATGAAGAAGAGATGGGAGGTATTAAACAAGATCTTTTCGATGTCCATGCGTTTCTCGCTCGAGACTATAGAGCCTGAATACTGCAACTATTTCAAGAAACGCAGACACTTTACTCCTT CTTATGCGTGGGTGAAGTGTGAAAGATTAGAAGATGCAAACTGCTATGAGATATTTAGAGCCGCAAAGATAAAAGGACGTGAAGGAAAAGTATTTGGATCAGAGGAACGTTTGGTTCGATTAAGTCTCATCAGGACACAAGACGACTTTGATCAGCTAATTGATATGTTGAAGAAGTTAGTATCTCAGGAAGTTGTACGACCTGACTCCATCTAA